CTCTGCTATTCAAGGATCTTTACTGCTCTTTGAATAAGCCATCTAGTCAATAAGCTTAGATGACTTAGCTCGTCTACGATGATAATAGCGAGATGAGCTAGTATATATCCGGTCTCTTACAGTCGATGGGGACTCGTTGGACTTATTGCTGGTCTGGATCGTTGCTTAACTGCGAGGCACCTTACGGAAGAGCCATTGAGATATCCAGAGCCTCTTTCAGGCACTTGCTAGGTTGTTCTGTGCGGTTTTGAAATATTACTGTAAATCTCGGCCTTACTTAAATTCAACATACAAACTTCAGCATATCTCAAATAACCATAGCAAACCATCCTTTGTCcctttgaagcttttgagatGTCGACCGTCACTCTTAGAAAGGTTGTTTACTGTGATGTCTGCTCATTTCCTCCTGATTACTGCGAATTTAGTGGGAAACTGAAGCGTTGTAAGGTGTGGTTGCGTGAGAATCATCCCGATATCTACGTTCAGCAATACggagaagatgaagacgagGTGAATGCGGTGAGTTCAAAACTAGCAGAATCGAGCATCGGCGAGGAAAGAgaggagaaactggagaaggaCCTGAAAAGACTGGAAACGAAGCAAGAGAACAGAGAGCAGAGAGAACTAGCAAAGAAGTTGTCATCCAAGGTGGTCATTAAGAGGGAGGCAAGAACCAAGAGGAAGTTTATCCTAGCTATTTCAGGTCTAGAAGTGTTCGATGTTGACATGAAAAAACTCGCCAAGACGTTTGCATCCAAGTTCGCTACCGGCTGCTCTGTATCCAAGAatgctgaaaagaaggaagaaattgtcATCCAAGGCGACGTCTTGGAAGAGGTGGAAAAGTATATACATTCTttgctcgaagaaaagggACTGAAGGATGTCAAAGTCGAAACGATTGAcgccaagaaaaagaagaaggcgcCAGAGACACCGGCTAATTAGTTGATTATGAGTACATATTACTGGCCATTTAGCGTTGAATGGCCGAAACCTAATATTAATTGGTCTGTTGGGCTGCAGCTGCGGCAGCAGCCCTCTTTCGCATCGTTTTGCCGACATATCTAAGCACGAATGGCAAGAGGGCGGTATTCAAGGCGACCCAGGCGACCAGAATACCGTAATTTCTTCCCATGTGTTGCTTCGACAagttcaaaaagatgaCTTTATAAATATCAACGCCATTATGAATGGGCATGGCGTAACCGTAACGGTAGAACTGATTATTCAGGACCAGCGGATAGAATGAAGGAGCAATGTTCAGAATGATCCACGTCATCAGCCAGAAACCGAGATACTGTGGGCCCAAAGTTAAGACCAAACTTATTACATTCTCATTTGCGCCACCAAGAGCCATCATCAGCAGCCAGGTGCTCATCCAATACACCACAAAACCTGCTCTGCCGAATGCCTTAGTGAAATCGACCTGGAATATGGCAGATACCGTGCAGAAGAAAAGCGAGAGAAAGAAGTAAGTGAGCCACGAGATTCCGATTCTGTATAGGATAATGTGGCGcggcttcagcagcttcgaCATCTCTACATGCAAAGGAGCAAAAAGCGACAGCTGGAAAAAGGTCAACAGCAGACAGTAGATCAGACCGACCTGCAACGGTGCCAGCAGCAGTGCATTGTAGAATGGCCTGTAGTCCACATACTCAAAGTTCATATTCGAGGCCGCTATGATTCTGTCTGGTGGCGGTGTCTCTGTCAGATTGCCCAGGAGACTAGGCAGATACTGATCCAGGAAATACGTCCTGTAAATCCCCTCCAGTGTCTTCATGTTCGGCAGAATGGCGGACTGCAGGCTGGTTGGATCACGGCCACTCTCGTAGATAGCCTCGAAGTACTCTGTAGAGTTGAACGCCGTGGGTCCGCCGGTCAGCGAATCGTACAAAGCGTTGGTCGCGTTCCGCTTGACATTCAGCGCCATCCAGTACTTTTCCCCAAAGATCAGATCGACCACCTTGTCATCGATCTCCTCGCTCGACACTTTGTACTTTTCACTAAACTCGCTCGCATTGAACACATGCCACGTACACGGCACGCCCGCGACCAGCGTCGCTATCGCTGCCGACATTGTCGTTCCCACAAGCTCAGATTCGTCCTGAATAACCGTCAGCACGTTCACTTTGAACATATAATGCTGTCGATTGTACGTGGCACCCCAGTAGATCGACAACAGCGACAACACAAACACCGCCAACAGCGCATTTGTCAGTACAAACGTCCAAATAATCTTCTTCCTGTGGCTCTTCATCTTAGGCGAAAAGAACCGGGTCCCCATCCGCTGCAGCGCTGCTGATCCCTCCTGCTGCTTGGCctcctcctgctgcttGGTCTCCACCGGCGCTGCCTCACCGTCATACCCAGCAGCTGACTCTGCCGTCGACGCTTCTGAACTCCCCTCCACATGCAAATCCTTGTTCACCACCCTATTCATACACTCGGAAGCCCCCTCCGTGTACACCTGGTTCAAAGCCATCTCATCCTCGTCCACCATTTTGCCAACCACAGACTCACTCGCCGCAATGGTCAGTATCTCGGAACTCTCGAAACTGTGACCGAATAATCCTTTTATACAAAGGCGGCCCGAGGCTTTTATAAATGATCAGCTACCACTAATCTACCAGCCTCTTCTCGTCTCAGCCGTACCAGCTTAGTAATAAGCCATTCATGCTATCAGTTATGCCAATTTATATACTTATGCAAGGTCAACAAAGGCGATTGATAGCAAAATCACCGGATACGAGACACTCGTTTACCGTAGGCAGTTCTCGTTCGAAGCGCAGCTTCCAGAGGCCAGGTCGCGGTTGAGCATGGTCTAGCGACTCTGCAGTGAAGAAGCCTGGTGCGAGTCTTCTGTTTCTCTGGCTGTTGTAGCCCTCTAGATGGCTATTCGATGAAGTTGATGGTTTTCGTACGAAGTGACCGGTAATAACAAACCAATACCATAGTGAGGGCCATTTGAAGAGGGCTCTACAAGAGCTGTAGGGCAGTGAAGAGGTCTGCTGAGAGGTCAATTGGCTTGCTGATGGTGGTGTTGGGTGATGCGATCGAGCGGAGCCTGGCGGCGAGGCTGCTGGGGGCCGGGGAGTTCAACAGCGGGGATGCAGTCCTGGATAGGGCGCTGAGGCTCCAGTTTAGGGTCCAGTACCATCTGTTTGGGGCTGGGATGACTGCTGTGGTCGGCCAGGTGCTGCTTGACGAGTGTGAGAAGGTTGGCGGATGCCTAGCGGCATCCGCCAGGGAGGCCCAGACGAGCAGACTGATAGATAAGGTTCTTCACAACACTAGAGGCGTCCTGTGCTTCCATTTGGGCGAGATGGAGGATGCTGTGACGCAGCTCGAGGCAGCCAGGGCGATTGGTATCGGATACGGGGAGTTTGGGCGATACTTGGAGTTGGAGAACTTGTACTACCGCGGGCTTTGCCAGGACTCGCCGGCGCTGTACGGCAGCGAGCTGGCCGAGGTCGTGGAGGCTATTCCGGACGAGTCCCAGGGGTTGGCGCTGCATTATCTGTACGCAATCCTTGAGAAGCTCGCCAAGGAAGCGAACAAGACCGAAatgctgaagcagcttCCCCAGACAAGCTCTGTGGGTCTCATGGCGCGGCATTTCTCGAGGGAAATTCGCGAGAAGGAGCTGTTGAGTCTGGCGCAGGCGGTGCTGCAGAAGGCAAAGTTCCCTCAGGCTAAGGAGACAAATGATGTTGAACTCGAGAGATTCCACGCCTTCATGTCGTACTATTTCAGGACACAGAAAAGCGTCTCTGCCGAATGGGGCGATTTCATCGTAGCATCGATGCAGAGGACGTTCCAGTCCGTGAAAGTGGCCAAGAGCGCAATGCTGTACTTTGCAAAGACCAACGGTAAGGCAACACACAGCAGGAGGGAATCGGTGCTGAACTTTATCAACTTTGCGAGGTACGCCGAGAAGCATTATGTGATCAGCGGTGGAACATACCAAGACGTCATGTCGTTGATCGATTGCTACAGTTTTGTGCTGCGGATGGCGAGGGACGAGTCGTGGAACATTGAGAGTGTCTTCAACGTGGAGGAAACTACCAATAAGCTACTGAAGCTTTTGCACTTCTTCTACCATGAATACAATTTCCCGCTGATGGAGAATGCCGAGTCGCTGAATTGGCTTGAAAACTCGTCGAAACTTTTCCTGCCCAGAACAGTCTCGAGAACTCTGTCAGAGGCCTGGGAGGTTCTCTATCAGGTGCGAGCCGAATCCTTGAAACATATGGTGTCCAATGATCTGGCCTGCTACTTGTCGAACGCTATGTGTGCCGCCCCAAAGGGCAGTAATTTAGCCGATTTGCAATTCGAGTACTCCTATGTGCTTGCATCACAAAGAAAAATAGAGCCTGCCATCAAAGTTTTGAAATCCGTGCTTCTGGAAGCAAATCCAGAGCTCTATAAAGCCTGGCATCTTCTGGCACTTTGTGAATCCATTCACGAGAACAAGGAagtctccttcaagattgTCTGTTCTGTTCTAGAAGCTATGAAAGAGAGCCTAGCTGAGAATAAATTACGAATTCTCGATAGATGGCAATTCATTCAGTTAAAACTGACGCAGTTGAGcctcatcgatgagctgtttGGCACCTTAGATGCTTCGGAAATGCTCCCGGAGGTTTTCGAGCTTTACTCGGTCTTATTTCCAGCGGACACCGAAGAGTTTGATAGAATTGGTGATAAATGTaagcaatcaaaggaaTATCTACTGCAAGCCATTTGGATTTTTGCGGCTAACCTTTACATGAGGCTCGGTGATAAAGTAGaagatgccaagaaagctatcAGCGAAGCAGAGCAGGTCACAGATAAATTCAAGAATCTTAACTGTGACCTTGCGAGGGGCTatttgaaattgatcaatgGAGAGCCAAGAGCCGCTTTGAGTAATTTCGAAACTGTGTTATTTTACGATCCGCTGAACGTTAATGCTCTCATAGGTTTTGCTCAAATCATTTTTCCAGAAGAGCTGAATGAATCGGAGGCGGCACTACGAGAGTATTGGCATTTAGAAGAGTCCAACAAAGGAGCCCACAGTGCGGGAGGCACAACGCAGCAAGTGTTTGTCAGCGACCTGGATAAATCTGCTGCTTGTGCCAGGCTGAAATTTCTACTGGAGTATGCCATTACGAAGTCCATCGAAGCCTACCACTCACCAGAAGTATGGTGGTATCTCTCGAGCATTTATGAAAAATATGAAGACCAAAGCTACAAAGCTTCGCTACTGAACTGCATACGGTATAAAGAGTCGGATCCAATCCGAGCATTCCAAAGTTGTAACTTTTAGTCTAATGCATTATACTTGACCAGCAAAATACTATGAACGAATGAATCGGCACTGGCTTGCATGATGTGATGCGCCAGTCTCAAAAACAGTTATTTCGACACCAACGGCTCTTGGTCTAGTTTACTTGTCGAAGGTGTCCTTCGCAGGCTGTAACCTGCCGTGGCAGCCAAGAAAGTTAATTCTGAGTGCTTATTAAAAATGGCAAGCTAATGAGAAGCCTTCAAGATACCTAGATTATGATCAATGGTAGCCTTTAGAAGGACTATATGAATCGTATTTAGTTATTCTTTAATTGATATAAGGTGTTGGCTCTTGTTAGTTAGCAGATCAATAATAACAATTAAGACCGTAAGTAAGGCAGCTCCAATAAATGCTCATGATAGCAAATGTCAGCATCACCTAAACCCAAAGGATCAAGCTTACAAGACGTCTCGGAAAAGGGTACCGCTTCTCCAACGGGAGAAAGTTCAGATATCAGGACTACCATTCGGCACTGTCTTTCTGTCCTGGTCCCTCTAGCATTGACTTCATTATCCTTCTATGTAAGACTGCACAACATCGAGAAGAACCAGTACGTTGTTTGGGATGAAGCTCACTTTGGCAAGTTTGGGTCCTATTACATCAAGCATGAGTTTTATCACGATGTTCATCCACCATTGGGAAAGATGCTGATTGCTTTAACGGAATGGCTTGCTGGATTTGATGGCAATTTTGGGTTTGATTCAAACACTGCCTACCCCGATAATGTCAATTATAAAAGAATTCGTCAGTACAATGCCATCTTCGGTGCTTTATGTACGCCTGTGGCATATTATTCCGCCAAGAATATGGGATTTGGAGCATTGACGGTATTTCTTATAACCTTGATGGTAACTTTGGAGCATTCCTTCATTGTGCTATCAAAGTTCATCCTTTTGGATTCAATGCTTCTGTTCTTCACCATGCTCGCATTTTACTGCATGGTTAAGCTCTACAACTTTCGAGACAAACCTTTTACTAGACCTTGGTCTTGGTGGATGCTCTTAACCGGAGTCTCTATCGGATGCGTCTGCTCAGTCAAATGGGTGGGACTATTTATAACATTGGTTATTGGACTATACACGGTCATGGAACTTTTCTCATTTCACAGCAATGCTTCCATTAGCAAAAAGATGCTTTTCAAACACTGGATTATTAGGGTGATTAACTTAATCTTGATTCCATTTTTGATATatctcttctgcttcaggGTTCATTTCGCCATTCTTTATAAATCTGGGACAGGCGATGCATCTACTAACACATTGTTTCAGATCAATCTGCAGAATAATAAGATTGAAAATAGTCCACGCGATGTTGTGTATGGATCCGAGGTCACCATTAGATCTCATGGACTCAGCCCGAACTTGCTACATTCTCACGTACAGACATATCCCGAAGGCTCTAATCAAAAACAAGTGACAGGTTATGGCTTTGCTGATGGTAATAACGTCTGGCAGATCCGTTTTTCAAGAGGTTCGGGCCTTCAATCGGATTTTAACGACACACTTGACGACATGCTTCGACCTGTGAAAGATGGCGATGAAATCAGGTTAGTGCATAAAAGTACAGGAACAAATCTTCATTCACATGAAGTTCCTTCCCATGTTTCTCGAGGTAACTTTGAGGTTTCTGGCTATGGTTCGGAAACTGTTGGCGATGACAAGGATGATTGGATTATTGAGTTTGTTGAACAATTGGATTCGTCCAATCCTgattttccaaaagaagatcataCCAATCTACACCCGGTGTCCACTTTTTTCAGGCTGAGACATAAGGTGCTGGGTTGTTACTTGACCTCGACCGGCTTATCCTACCCTGCATGGGGCTTTAAGCAAGCTGAAATTGTATGCAAAGAGTCatggagcagaagagaCAAATCAACTTGGTGGAACGTAGAGGAACACTGGAATGAACATCTGGAAAGCTCCCCTGACTATGTTCCTCCAAAGTCCAAGTTTTGGACAGACTTTGTCCTAATTAATTTTGCCATGGCATCTTCCAATAATGCACTGATTCCAGATGAAGACAAATACGACAACCTGGCCACAAAAGCATGGGAATGGCCTACCTTGCATACTGGACTCCGCATGTGCAGCTGGTCGAGGGATGTTTATCGTTACTACCTGATCGGTTCGCCTTTTAATACATGGCTTTCGACAGCATCCTTATTTGCTTTTATCTTCCTCATGGTCAAGTTGGCCTTTCAATGGAGAAGACAAGCAATCGAAATCTCGGAACAACAGTTCTGGGATCTAATGATAAAGGGGGGTTTCCCTTTTGTCTCCTGGATAGCTCATTATTTGCCTTTCGTAACGATGGGAAGAGTCACGTATGTTCATCATTACGTCCCAGCATTATACTTTGCTATTTTGGTCTTCGGTTTCACAATTGATTATGTTTCGCAAGGTTTGAGGACGCCGGTACGGTATGCTATCTATACCCTGCTCTTTGCTGGCTGTACTTACACCTACATCTACTTTTCTCCTCTATGTCAGGGCATGCATGGACCTGGTGTTGTGTACTCGAAGCTACAGCTGCTGCCCACCTGGGATATTGTTATATAATAAAACATGGAAAGGCGTTAATGAGCAACAAAAGCATTGCAGCTTCGTTGTATGCAAAACTATAGAAGTCGGTACCACGTAAAAGGTCTAGATTAAAATGATGCTAATAGCGGCCGGCTTAGAGCTTGATGGAGAAAATTCTGGTGGAGGAGTCCTCGCTTCCAACTCCTAGGAATTTTTTTCCATCCCGTTGTAGCGTTGACCACCTCAAGCGAGTCACTCTGTCAGCTGGAGCTATATCCTCCTCGAAGGTCGTCAAGAGTTCAAAACGCGAATCCAAGTAGGTGTAGATATGGATAGTGCCATTTCCTGCACCAATGGCAAGCAGTATTTTACCATTAAAAAGCTCGTGGTAAACCGACAACGCTGTCACCGGCTCAGTAAATTTCACTGAAGATTCTGATACGAAATCATGCTCAGATTCGTCAAACCTCCAGGCTTTTACGCTCTTATCTCTTGAGCCTGTAAAAAAAGTCTGTCCGTACTCGATCGGAGCCCAATCACAATCCCATATAATTCTAGTATGAGCCTTTGCATTACTGtacttcaaagaaaacttGTTCGTCGCAACATCTCGTTGCCACAGCGCCCACTTTCTGTCTCTCGAAGTGGATAGGAGTAGCTGACTGTCTCTCGAGAACTTGAGCCTCGTTATAGTTAATTCATGATAAGGAAGCTGAGGTTTGATCTCCTGCCACGTCTTACTGTCGAATATACGAACGACTGCATGTTGAGGAGAATTTGACCTACAGGCGGATGCAATCAGCGCACCATCGGAAGAGACGTCAACGCAAGTAATTTCATAACCGTGTCCATAAAGTTTTTCTATCTCTGGCCATAGAAGATGTCTCTGTAACTGGTCCTCAAGTGGAGGCGTTGCGAGGGCCGAGATTAAACTGTAAGATATATTCTTAGTCTCATTCGTCTCGCGCTCATTAGGatcgtcctcttcttgttcagcttcatcgTTCTGATTCACGGCCTTGTTAGATAGACCTAACGCTGGTAATGCGGCAGACTCTGGTAACGCTTGGCTGGTCCCGAAGCTGCAACCAACAAATTTCCGTAAGATGTCTGACACACCTCTCGATAGATCAAAAGACCTCAGTATTTTCTCATCGCCTCCACTGACAAATCTAGTGTCTGATATAGGCTCGACGCAAATCATATCGTACCCATGAATTTGAGGCCTGGAAAATTCATGCCATGTTGCGACTGGCCTATGTCTTCCAGACGACTCATATAGCCAGGGTGCATATAACCTTGTGGTTTGATCTAACGATGAAGCTAGCAAAAATTCGCCGCTGGGTGCCCAAGCAATGTCGGTCACCTCTTTCGTGGCGCCGGTGACACCCAACATCGGAGCCCATTCCACACAATCGCTAGATGACCATATCCTCCAAGATCCAGTCTTGCCGTTTGTCAAAATATAGTCGCGATCAGCATCTTTGAACCATAGGCAGGACCAGAATCCACCAGAAGACCCCGTGGCAGTCGAAGCAccttttgaagagatctCTCCCAATCTTGATGCGCAAATCCAAACACCAGATGACTCCTCTGGTTCCCAAATGATGAGGGATGTATCGGCCGTAGCAGCTAGCAACTGCAAACGCTTTTCGTGCCATTGTAATGAAGAAATCCAATCATCGTGTCCCATAATCAGAGCTTCGAAGTTGATGACAATCCTAAAATCGGTCGATACCTCGAAtttgtacttcttgttACTCAACAACGTAGGCCTATGTTCGTCGTCCTTCTCTAAATCAAGGGCTTCTTTGGCCCTAATCCTCCATAACCTGATGTAACGGTCCTGAGACCCGGAGGCCAACAAGAAGTCGTAAGGAGACTCACTCTGCTGGCGGAATGCGAGAGATTTGACCCAGTCTTCGTGTCCTTCCAGTTCCGCCCTTAATTGGCAGTCCTTGATCTGCGTGTCTGCCGCAAGGAACGAATAGATAAAGACGTTAACGCTCGTACCACCGACAGCCAACAAGAACttgtcatcttcaatatgCTTCATTGAGAGTGCCAGTGGCAAGAAGCCCTTGCGAACCGCAAACTCGTGTCCCAACGTAAATTGGTTTCTCTGGTTATCGTACAGCCACATTGAAATTAGACCATTAGCGGTACCGATAACCATCAATCCCTCAACAACTGCCAAAGTAACAATCGTGTGGTCAAAATGTTCAATTGTCTGAATGCATTGCAATGTCGAGAAATCCCAAACCTTGACACGATGATCCTCGGACGTGGAGATCATATAATTGATAGTAGGAACAAATTTAACACAAGTAACATCAGCTTCGTGACCCTTTAAAACTTTGTAAATACCCTCAGAAATATCATCCGTTGGTTTCCATAATGCGATAGTTTTTCCTGCACCAAAAGCAACTACCTTTTCGCCGCTGTGGTAGTCGCTTACCTGGTTCTGTCTGTTAGCTCCGATGAATATTGCTTCGGAATTGACAACGACCATTTCAGCGGAATAATTGACGTCTTGGAGCCCCTTCCAGTGGTTAAAATACAACAGCTTATAATGTCATCGGGCATGAGATGAGCTGTGACTAATTAGGTtaaatctgaaaaattttctaaAAACGTCAGTGTAGACGGTattgagctcttcaagtcttgaaagatcAGAATAATGGAGACTTTAATGGTTGTGATGGTCCATTCAATGGACTTTGACACTTGTGTAGCATTTTATAAACCTTTAATTCGAATAAATAGTGTGGAAACATGGTCATGAATTGTGTAGAGACGGTCGCTCATGCGTCAGTGACACATCCTTGAGAGGCGTTGGCGACCAGCTTGGTGTACTTGGAAAGGGTACCTCTGGTGTAACGTGGAGGAGGAGCAGTCCACTGTGCCCTACGGTCCGAAAGTTCTTGGTCGGAAACCAGTAGGTCGATCTTGTTGTTATCGGCATCAATGACGATTTCGTCTCCGTCTTTGACTAGACCGATCGGTCCACCCTCGGCAGCCTCTGGGACGATGTGGCCAATGAGGAAACCGTGGGAACCACCGGAAAATCTGCCATCTGTCAAGAGAGCGACGTCCTTACCTAGACCGTAGCCCATGAGAGCGGACGAAGGCTTCAACATTTCTGGCATACCTGGACCACCCCTTGGACCTTCATATCTGATAATGACGACAGTCTTTTCACCTTTTTTGATCTCGCCTTTCTCCAACGCATGGATAAAAGcgttctcttcttcaaagacacGAGCCTTAcccttgaagaaagttcCTTCTTTGCCGGTAATCTTACCAACAGCACCGCCTGGTGCTAGAGACCCGTACAGGATTTGCAAGTGGCCGCTGGATTTGATAGGCTGGGAAACCGGTTTGATAATGTCTTGACCTTCGGGAAGCGGAGCTGCCTTGGCTGCACGCTCGGCTAGAGTGTCACCGGTGATGGTGATGGTGTTACCGTTTAGGAAGCCATTGTCGAACAGATACTTGATCACGGATTGAGTACCACCGACCCGGATCAGGTCTGCCATGACATATTTACCAGATGGCTTGAAATCACCAATTAGCGGAGTCTTATCACTGATTCGCTGGAAGTCGTCAGGCGTAATCTTGACACCGGCGGAATGGGCAATGGCGACCAAGTGCAACACCGCGTTGGTGGAACCACCGGTAGCAATAACGTAGGTGATGGCGTTTTCGAATGCTTCCTTGGTAAAGACATCGCGTGGAAGGATTCCTAGTTCCATGGTCTTTTTAATGCTTTCACCAATGTTGTCACACTCAGCCAACTTCTGGTCTGAGACGGCTGGGAACGCGGAGGAGTTTGGCAGCGTGATACCCAACACTTCAGCTACTGAAGCCATAGTATTGGCGGTGTACATACCACCGCAGGAACCTGGGCCTGGACAGGCGTGTTCCACAAcatcttctctttcttgctcAGTAAATTGTTTAGAGATGTATTGGCCATAGGATTGGAAAGCTGAGACGAGGTCGATATTCTCTGGAATCTTGGAGGATCCGCAGGTTGGATGACCAGGTAAGATGGTACCACCGTAGACCATAATGGAAGGTCTGTTGTGACGACCCATAGCCATCATGACACCGGGCATGTTCTTATCACACGATGGGATAGCAATGTTGGCATCGTAATGCTGTGCCATCATGATGGTCTCAAAAGAGTCGGCAATAATCTCTCTACTTTGCAGAGAATATCTCATACCCTTAGTGCCCATAGAAATACCATCGGACACACCGATACTGTTGAATTGCATGGCTTTCAAGCCAGCCTTTTCGACAGACAGCGAACATCTGTTATTGAGATCTAAAAGATGCATATTACATGGGTTACCAGACCACCAACAAGATCCCACTCCGACCTGTGCCTTACTGAAatcatccttcttgaaaccGGTTGCATAAAGCATGGCTTGTGAAGCACCCTGATCCATTGGCTCAGTGATGATGTTGGAGTATctattcaatttcttggcaacaTTTCTCGTGGTAGAGAATTGCCTGTTACCTGCTACTCTGGCCAGGAGTCCCATAGTTGTCAATTTCAGGTAATCAACCAACAGCTGCTACTTGCGTGAGCAAAATCCTGATCGCAAGCCTTGCAAAGATGGGTTATTATATCCTATTATACTTCGAGATGACtgatttttgaaaaatttttctaGTCTTGCTGCAATGCGTAACGAACAGGTACAGGCTCTTTGAACGGCCAATTGAGTCAAAAAGTCGGATCTACAGAAACGGTCGTTCCTGCAGCACGGGGGCTATCTTTGGTCGCAGATTTCCATGAATTCatgcttcatcttctttctATTCATTTTGCACATTTTGGCTTCTATTGTCGTCCGAGGAGCTGGCGGTTTGCGAGTCGATGCTAGCGCCctcgtcgtcttcctcgttcTGTGACGTCTGGCAGTGGGGATCCTGCTCTGAGGGTTCGCCGGTAAACTTGCTGGCAAACTCGCTGACAGGGGACTTCTCGCGAATAAGTCTTCTATCATGCTGAAGGCGTTTCTTTAGATCTTGGCCTAAACCTTGGCCGACCAATTTGGAATATAACTTTTTTCCCAGTGTCTTTCTAAGCAGAATTTCTCTGACTTCGAAATAGAGGTCCTTCGAAACGTTGTTCAGGTTATGCtggtttttcttgaaatacGACCTGAAGTCATCGACgtgtttcttgaaatccagctcattcttcttcagccaAGAGACGTTTAGTTCCTGTCTTGTAGCACCGCGAGCGAAATTCCTCATCAGATACTTATCATAGTTTCTTATAATTCTGGTGATGATATCACTTGTGGAAATTCCGCTCGTTCTCTGGGTCGCTAGAAACCTCCCCATCTCCTTGATCGGTTTGTATATATCGTCACTATCCGCACCGACATAGGGTAAATCG
The sequence above is drawn from the Torulaspora globosa chromosome 5, complete sequence genome and encodes:
- the ILV3 gene encoding dihydroxy-acid dehydratase ILV3 (ancestral locus Anc_5.138), producing MGLLARVAGNRQFSTTRNVAKKLNRYSNIITEPMDQGASQAMLYATGFKKDDFSKAQVGVGSCWWSGNPCNMHLLDLNNRCSLSVEKAGLKAMQFNSIGVSDGISMGTKGMRYSLQSREIIADSFETIMMAQHYDANIAIPSCDKNMPGVMMAMGRHNRPSIMVYGGTILPGHPTCGSSKIPENIDLVSAFQSYGQYISKQFTEQEREDVVEHACPGPGSCGGMYTANTMASVAEVLGITLPNSSAFPAVSDQKLAECDNIGESIKKTMELGILPRDVFTKEAFENAITYVIATGGSTNAVLHLVAIAHSAGVKITPDDFQRISDKTPLIGDFKPSGKYVMADLIRVGGTQSVIKYLFDNGFLNGNTITITGDTLAERAAKAAPLPEGQDIIKPVSQPIKSSGHLQILYGSLAPGGAVGKITGKEGTFFKGKARVFEEENAFIHALEKGEIKKGEKTVVIIRYEGPRGGPGMPEMLKPSSALMGYGLGKDVALLTDGRFSGGSHGFLIGHIVPEAAEGGPIGLVKDGDEIVIDADNNKIDLLVSDQELSDRRAQWTAPPPRYTRGTLSKYTKLVANASQGCVTDA
- the ELP2 gene encoding Elongator subunit ELP2 (ancestral locus Anc_5.139) → MVVVNSEAIFIGANRQNQVSDYHSGEKVVAFGAGKTIALWKPTDDISEGIYKVLKGHEADVTCVKFVPTINYMISTSEDHRVKVWDFSTLQCIQTIEHFDHTIVTLAVVEGLMVIGTANGLISMWLYDNQRNQFTLGHEFAVRKGFLPLALSMKHIEDDKFLLAVGGTSVNVFIYSFLAADTQIKDCQLRAELEGHEDWVKSLAFRQQSESPYDFLLASGSQDRYIRLWRIRAKEALDLEKDDEHRPTLLSNKKYKFEVSTDFRIVINFEALIMGHDDWISSLQWHEKRLQLLAATADTSLIIWEPEESSGVWICASRLGEISSKGASTATGSSGGFWSCLWFKDADRDYILTNGKTGSWRIWSSSDCVEWAPMLGVTGATKEVTDIAWAPSGEFLLASSLDQTTRLYAPWLYESSGRHRPVATWHEFSRPQIHGYDMICVEPISDTRFVSGGDEKILRSFDLSRGVSDILRKFVGCSFGTSQALPESAALPALGLSNKAVNQNDEAEQEEDDPNERETNETKNISYSLISALATPPLEDQLQRHLLWPEIEKLYGHGYEITCVDVSSDGALIASACRSNSPQHAVVRIFDSKTWQEIKPQLPYHELTITRLKFSRDSQLLLSTSRDRKWALWQRDVATNKFSLKYSNAKAHTRIIWDCDWAPIEYGQTFFTGSRDKSVKAWRFDESEHDFVSESSVKFTEPVTALSVYHELFNGKILLAIGAGNGTIHIYTYLDSRFELLTTFEEDIAPADRVTRLRWSTLQRDGKKFLGVGSEDSSTRIFSIKL
- the PCT1 gene encoding choline-phosphate cytidylyltransferase (ancestral locus Anc_5.137) — translated: MGKSKKHSSIKSRLSNSSLSNLFNLNKKRKRDDESATDDSAKQQGGDGEMKAAKRLRRSEPNAEQKRFEELERKYEAELPAELRKYRPKGYRFNLPPEDRPIRVYADGVFDLFHLGHMKQLEQCKKALPNVVLICGVPNDEITHKLKGLTVLTDEQRCETLRHCKWVDEVVPNAPWCVTAEFLAEHNIDYVAHDDLPYVGADSDDIYKPIKEMGRFLATQRTSGISTSDIITRIIRNYDKYLMRNFARGATRQELNVSWLKKNELDFKKHVDDFRSYFKKNQHNLNNVSKDLYFEVREILLRKTLGKKLYSKLVGQGLGQDLKKRLQHDRRLIREKSPVSEFASKFTGEPSEQDPHCQTSQNEEDDEGASIDSQTASSSDDNRSQNVQNE